Proteins from a genomic interval of Corynebacterium deserti GIMN1.010:
- a CDS encoding hemolysin family protein, with translation MLTAVLTLIAGLVIIGAIIVLNGFFVAQEFAYMSVDRNELRVLADQGDKRAQRALKVTQRTSFMLSGAQLGITVTGLMVGFIAEPLVGNALGVLLGGVGIPPALSISVGTVLALAISTIVQMIFGELFPKNYTIAAPLKSSLALASPTTWYLKIVGWLVRFFDVSSNTLLKLLRIQPVEDVDSSATTEDLPHIVASSRDSGDLADSTSLSLDRLLDFPTHDVGHAMIPRSRADAVRPDTTIAEARSLMAEAHTRYPVVDDEHVPVGVIHLLDVLGTDVPDDAPVTDLMREPVVVPEFMALPDVVVELQEREEKLACVIDEYGGFIGIVTLEDLAEEILGDVNDEHDEEFSEEITATSDDEWLIDGDTHLDEVERAIRYELPEGDFETIAGLLFDHANALVEEGEVFDIELESEPEDFIENDVIPQRILRITVIEVERNVPSRLALKLVEVTPIQDTKDTNDTKDTVDSVGTVSTVDTEEAR, from the coding sequence TTGTTAACAGCTGTTCTAACTCTCATAGCAGGATTGGTGATCATTGGGGCGATCATCGTCCTCAACGGATTCTTTGTGGCCCAAGAATTTGCCTACATGTCCGTTGACCGCAATGAATTGCGAGTGCTCGCCGACCAAGGCGATAAACGTGCACAACGCGCACTGAAAGTTACTCAGCGCACATCCTTCATGCTTTCCGGCGCTCAACTGGGCATTACTGTCACTGGCCTGATGGTCGGCTTTATTGCCGAGCCTCTGGTTGGTAACGCTTTGGGCGTATTGCTTGGTGGCGTAGGTATTCCTCCGGCTCTATCCATTTCGGTGGGTACCGTCTTGGCGCTGGCGATTTCCACGATTGTGCAGATGATTTTCGGTGAGCTCTTTCCTAAGAACTACACGATTGCAGCTCCCCTGAAGTCCTCGCTGGCGCTGGCATCGCCTACCACCTGGTACCTGAAAATCGTCGGGTGGCTGGTCCGCTTCTTCGATGTTTCCTCCAACACACTGCTGAAACTGCTGCGCATTCAACCTGTTGAAGACGTCGACTCCTCTGCCACCACAGAGGATCTCCCCCACATTGTGGCCTCGTCTCGCGACAGTGGCGATCTCGCCGACAGCACCTCGTTGTCCCTTGATCGTTTGTTGGACTTCCCCACCCACGATGTCGGACACGCGATGATCCCTCGCTCTCGCGCTGATGCAGTCCGCCCGGACACCACCATCGCAGAGGCTCGCTCCCTCATGGCCGAAGCCCACACTCGCTACCCAGTTGTCGATGATGAGCACGTTCCTGTCGGTGTCATTCACTTGCTTGACGTGCTTGGCACCGATGTTCCAGACGATGCTCCTGTTACTGATCTCATGCGTGAGCCCGTTGTCGTTCCAGAGTTCATGGCCCTTCCCGATGTTGTTGTTGAGCTACAGGAACGTGAAGAAAAACTCGCGTGCGTCATCGACGAATATGGTGGATTCATCGGCATCGTCACCTTGGAAGACTTGGCTGAGGAGATCCTCGGCGATGTCAACGACGAGCACGATGAGGAATTCAGCGAAGAGATCACCGCAACGAGCGACGACGAGTGGCTTATTGATGGTGATACTCACCTCGACGAGGTTGAGCGTGCGATTCGCTATGAACTTCCTGAAGGCGACTTTGAAACCATCGCAGGTCTACTCTTCGACCACGCCAATGCGCTGGTTGAAGAAGGCGAAGTCTTCGATATTGAGCTTGAGTCCGAGCCCGAAGACTTCATCGAAAACGATGTCATCCCCCAGCGCATCCTGCGCATCACAGTAATTGAGGTTGAACGCAACGTGCCATCCCGTTTGGCGCTGAAATTGGTGGAAGTAACACCCATTCAAGACACTAAAGACACTAACGACACCAAAGACACTGTAGATTCCGTCGGCACTGTCAGCACTGTCGACACCGAGGAGGCGCGCTAA
- the mobA gene encoding molybdenum cofactor guanylyltransferase: MKVIILAGGQGTRMGGVDKARITLNGTPLLQILASELVGHEIVVVSPHAIDGFRVVSENPPLGGPVAGIVAGLHALDRPEDFIGVLAVDAPYSARMLPRLEKALVDAPVAGMAGVSVTVADDGRLQPLCAVWREQSLRECLHRLGDPRDRPVKALLTHAQQIVKVLGDGSEKDYDTVAELQVLGNVTLPDA; encoded by the coding sequence ATGAAGGTCATTATTCTCGCAGGTGGCCAGGGCACACGCATGGGTGGCGTGGATAAAGCTCGTATCACGCTCAATGGCACGCCGCTGCTGCAGATCCTGGCAAGTGAGCTCGTGGGGCACGAGATTGTGGTGGTTAGTCCGCACGCCATCGACGGGTTTCGGGTGGTCAGCGAGAATCCGCCACTCGGCGGTCCGGTGGCGGGTATAGTGGCAGGGCTGCACGCGCTCGATCGCCCGGAGGATTTCATAGGCGTGCTTGCGGTCGACGCTCCCTATTCAGCGCGGATGCTGCCACGCCTTGAAAAAGCGCTTGTCGACGCCCCCGTGGCCGGTATGGCCGGTGTCTCTGTGACAGTTGCCGACGACGGACGCCTTCAACCCCTGTGCGCGGTGTGGCGGGAACAAAGCCTCAGAGAATGCTTACATCGCTTGGGAGATCCACGAGATCGACCCGTCAAAGCACTCCTTACACACGCACAGCAGATTGTTAAGGTTTTGGGAGACGGCTCCGAGAAAGACTACGACACGGTAGCTGAGCTGCAAGTTTTAGGAAACGTCACACTGCCTGACGCGTAA
- a CDS encoding molybdopterin molybdotransferase MoeA, whose product MAPKRTVDQYLSLLMEKVSPLPPRSIASSEVEFLSHLAHNAIARLSLPRFSNSGVDGYAILAQDIHGSGPWTFLVGGDTPAGGAPVAINNGKAIRVMTGGPVPTTDRDLIVVPVELTNAPADHSLPETITINALPEKGNIRVRGEHVQPGDIAIPAGTALDAGAVATLISAGIDEVSAHPVPRVAVVTTGDEIDPDNPWGIPNSNGPMLVAELQRLGVHQARHIHSSDDDATLAATLDQVSQDVDLIITVGGISAGAFDVVKSLGVTHGGFDFFPVALRPGKPQGHGTWNGTHVLCLPGNPVAAWVSFQLFVMPVIRRMAGARKVASISNLPGVMLRSNRAVVAREGTAQALVVRIDWANQTAESWAHRSHMVGALAGSDGVIVVGDESVAEGDLVRVIVGRV is encoded by the coding sequence ATGGCACCGAAACGCACAGTTGACCAGTACCTATCGCTGCTTATGGAGAAGGTCTCTCCCCTGCCACCGCGAAGCATTGCATCGAGCGAAGTTGAGTTTCTGAGCCATCTTGCCCACAACGCAATCGCACGCTTGTCTCTTCCTCGTTTTAGCAACTCTGGCGTTGATGGCTATGCGATTCTTGCCCAGGACATTCACGGCAGCGGCCCCTGGACGTTCCTCGTCGGCGGGGACACTCCGGCAGGTGGTGCACCGGTTGCCATCAATAACGGCAAAGCGATCAGGGTGATGACAGGCGGCCCGGTTCCAACCACCGATAGAGATCTCATCGTGGTTCCCGTTGAACTCACCAATGCCCCGGCAGACCACAGTCTCCCCGAAACCATCACGATTAATGCTTTGCCTGAGAAGGGAAATATTCGTGTTCGGGGTGAGCACGTCCAGCCTGGTGATATTGCCATTCCCGCAGGAACTGCACTTGACGCCGGAGCAGTGGCCACCCTGATTTCTGCTGGTATCGACGAGGTATCTGCGCACCCTGTTCCCCGCGTGGCCGTGGTGACCACCGGCGATGAAATAGATCCAGATAATCCGTGGGGCATCCCCAATTCCAATGGGCCAATGTTGGTGGCGGAACTTCAAAGACTCGGTGTGCATCAGGCGCGACACATTCACAGCAGCGATGACGACGCAACACTTGCTGCCACCCTTGACCAGGTGTCACAGGACGTCGATCTCATCATCACCGTCGGTGGTATCTCCGCCGGAGCCTTTGATGTGGTCAAGTCATTGGGCGTGACACATGGTGGTTTCGATTTCTTCCCCGTTGCCCTTCGCCCTGGAAAACCCCAGGGCCATGGCACGTGGAACGGCACACACGTCCTGTGTTTGCCGGGTAATCCGGTAGCGGCGTGGGTGAGTTTTCAGCTCTTTGTCATGCCAGTGATTAGGAGGATGGCGGGGGCGCGGAAGGTGGCGTCAATAAGCAACCTACCTGGAGTGATGCTGCGTAGTAACCGCGCCGTGGTGGCGCGGGAGGGCACGGCGCAGGCGCTGGTGGTGAGAATTGATTGGGCGAATCAGACTGCGGAGTCATGGGCGCATCGTTCGCATATGGTTGGGGCACTGGCAGGCAGCGATGGCGTGATTGTGGTCGGCGATGAGTCGGTGGCAGAGGGTGATCTGGTGCGCGTGATTGTTGGGAGAGTGTAG
- the moaA gene encoding GTP 3',8-cyclase MoaA has translation MTTRLVLQHMRPPPTTTKGRRKLVDKHGRVARDLRVSLTDRCNLRCTYCMPAEGLEWLPTEQTLNDAEVQRLIRIAVEKLGIRHIRFTGGEPLLRPNLEGIIESTAALRTDEGKKVHIALTTNGLGLDKRVEGLKAAGLDRVNISLDTIDAQRYVHLTRRDRLAGVLASIDAAVNAGVLPVKINAVVMPGVNEVDIVPLATYCLSKGAQLRFIEQMPLGPRDQWKRSDMVTADDILTYLRDAFILTPAQEPRGAAPAALWEATSTTDPGLNGQIGIIASVTHPFCGDCDRSRLTTDGTIRNCLFSRTETPLREALRTGASDDELASMWATAMWDKKPGHGIEDVGFLQPDRPMSSIGG, from the coding sequence ATGACTACACGACTTGTCCTCCAACACATGCGACCCCCACCCACCACGACGAAGGGTCGGCGGAAGCTCGTCGATAAGCATGGTCGCGTTGCGCGCGACCTGCGCGTCTCGCTGACGGACCGCTGCAACCTGCGTTGCACGTACTGCATGCCGGCGGAGGGTTTAGAGTGGCTGCCTACCGAGCAAACGCTTAACGACGCCGAGGTGCAGCGTCTTATCCGTATTGCCGTGGAAAAGCTTGGCATCCGCCACATCCGATTTACCGGCGGTGAACCATTGCTACGCCCCAATTTGGAGGGGATTATTGAAAGTACGGCAGCCCTTCGCACCGATGAGGGCAAGAAAGTTCACATTGCGCTGACCACTAATGGACTTGGATTGGATAAACGGGTTGAGGGCTTAAAAGCTGCAGGTCTTGATCGCGTTAATATTTCGCTCGATACCATTGATGCGCAGCGGTATGTGCACCTCACGCGGCGCGATAGACTCGCTGGCGTGTTGGCGTCTATTGATGCGGCCGTTAATGCCGGTGTTCTTCCAGTCAAGATCAATGCGGTGGTGATGCCTGGTGTTAATGAAGTCGATATTGTCCCGCTGGCCACGTACTGCTTGAGTAAAGGTGCACAACTGCGATTTATTGAGCAAATGCCCTTAGGTCCGCGTGATCAGTGGAAGCGTAGCGACATGGTGACTGCCGACGACATTCTCACTTACCTGCGTGACGCATTCATTCTGACTCCGGCGCAGGAACCTCGTGGCGCTGCACCCGCCGCGTTGTGGGAGGCAACTTCCACAACTGATCCGGGTCTCAATGGTCAGATCGGCATTATCGCGTCGGTGACGCATCCGTTTTGTGGCGACTGTGATCGCTCGCGGCTAACGACTGATGGCACCATCCGAAACTGTCTGTTTTCCAGGACGGAAACCCCGCTTCGCGAGGCATTGCGCACCGGCGCCTCAGACGACGAGCTCGCCAGCATGTGGGCTACCGCAATGTGGGATAAAAAGCCAGGCCACGGCATCGAGGATGTTGGTTTCCTCCAACCTGATCGCCCGATGTCGTCCATCGGTGGATAA
- a CDS encoding long-chain fatty-acid--CoA ligase: MLSTMQDVPLSLSRILSYGASVHGDTVITTWDGDEQVQTTFSAIGARAAALAHALHDSLGVTGDQRVASLMYNCAEHMEVMFGVACMGAVFNPLNKQLMNDQISFILNHSEAEIVVADQRLAEQLGEILQDTPKVRAVIFIGPHDFSQAKEFLPDHVETYSYEALLDGRSTHYDWPVQDERTAAAICYSTGTSGPPKGVVYSHRSLYLQSMSLRTTDSLAVEHGETFLCCVPIYHVLSWGVPIAAFMSGTPLVLPGPDLSAPTLAKIISTTLPRVAHGVPTLWIQLMVHYLKNPPERMSLREIYVGGSAVPPIVITMWEQRYGVDVVHVWGMTETSTVGTVSRPPSGVSGETRWSYRVSQGRFPASLEYRVVNEGQVMASTDRNEGEIQVRGPWVTASYFHSAAELEDGLASTFRDQEVDDAHELFTADGWLRTGDVGSVTSDGFLTIQDRARDVIRSGGEWIYSTQLENLIMSSDEVVECAVIGFPDDKWVERPLAVTMLDRGIPANKETAERLRDGLRDRLPNWMLPEYWTFVAEIDKTSVGKFDKKDLRAHLRDGEFEVIKLKGPGEK; this comes from the coding sequence ATGCTCAGCACGATGCAGGATGTTCCGCTTTCACTGTCCCGAATCTTAAGTTATGGGGCCTCAGTCCATGGGGACACCGTGATTACCACGTGGGATGGCGATGAACAGGTTCAAACTACGTTTAGTGCGATTGGTGCTCGGGCTGCTGCTCTAGCCCATGCCCTGCATGATTCCTTAGGTGTGACAGGCGATCAGCGTGTGGCATCGCTGATGTATAACTGCGCCGAGCACATGGAAGTAATGTTTGGTGTGGCCTGCATGGGTGCGGTGTTTAATCCGCTGAATAAGCAGTTGATGAATGATCAGATCTCGTTCATCCTCAATCACTCTGAGGCTGAGATTGTTGTGGCGGATCAACGTCTTGCTGAACAATTGGGTGAGATTCTTCAAGATACCCCCAAGGTGCGGGCGGTGATCTTTATTGGGCCACATGATTTCTCACAGGCCAAGGAATTCCTCCCCGATCATGTGGAGACCTACTCCTATGAGGCTTTGCTTGACGGTCGATCAACTCACTACGATTGGCCGGTTCAAGATGAGCGCACTGCTGCTGCCATCTGCTATTCCACCGGTACCTCTGGCCCACCAAAGGGCGTTGTTTATTCTCACCGCTCGTTGTACTTGCAGTCGATGAGCCTACGCACCACCGATTCTTTGGCCGTTGAGCACGGCGAAACGTTCCTGTGCTGTGTTCCTATTTATCACGTGCTTAGCTGGGGTGTTCCCATCGCGGCGTTCATGTCGGGTACTCCCCTGGTTCTTCCAGGCCCAGATCTCTCAGCTCCAACTTTGGCAAAAATCATTTCCACCACGCTGCCTCGCGTGGCGCACGGAGTGCCCACCCTGTGGATTCAGCTCATGGTGCATTACCTTAAGAATCCGCCAGAGCGCATGTCTCTCCGCGAAATCTACGTTGGTGGTTCGGCGGTTCCGCCCATTGTTATCACCATGTGGGAGCAGCGTTACGGTGTGGATGTTGTCCATGTGTGGGGAATGACAGAAACATCGACGGTGGGTACGGTTTCTCGCCCGCCGTCAGGTGTGTCGGGTGAAACAAGGTGGAGCTACCGTGTGTCGCAGGGTCGATTCCCGGCTTCGCTGGAATACCGAGTGGTCAATGAGGGTCAGGTCATGGCTTCAACTGACCGCAACGAGGGTGAAATCCAGGTTCGTGGACCGTGGGTAACGGCAAGTTATTTCCACTCGGCTGCTGAATTGGAAGATGGGCTCGCCTCCACTTTCCGCGATCAAGAAGTCGATGACGCACACGAGCTTTTTACTGCTGACGGTTGGTTGCGCACCGGTGACGTTGGTTCTGTCACCAGTGACGGATTCTTGACCATCCAGGACCGCGCTCGTGACGTTATTCGATCCGGTGGTGAGTGGATTTATTCCACTCAATTGGAAAACCTCATCATGTCCTCGGACGAGGTCGTCGAGTGTGCCGTCATTGGATTCCCGGATGATAAGTGGGTGGAACGCCCTCTGGCAGTCACCATGTTAGATCGCGGAATTCCTGCCAATAAAGAAACCGCCGAGCGTCTTCGAGACGGGTTGCGCGATCGCCTGCCGAACTGGATGTTGCCTGAGTATTGGACATTTGTCGCGGAGATCGACAAGACCTCGGTGGGCAAATTCGACAAGAAGGATCTGCGCGCGCACCTGCGCGATGGCGAGTTTGAGGTCATCAAACTAAAAGGCCCGGGCGAAAAATAG
- the rho gene encoding transcription termination factor Rho, producing the protein MTTTDNTAANQGELTTLRLPELRKIAADLGLKGTSALRKGDLISAITAARAGKPTAAAKKTSPRKAAVSQEKAPVEQPQDAPAQTSTPDQAPSEPAAQDVPKAAPARRGRRRVTAPATTPEPTEATADNAASSQNTQSELPVTAANTDEQAENKPENKAENQSGSQDDRFESRSAARRARRNRQRQIHREGDARAESTAEANSEGAAIPTAAGTVTESVQATNTVADTQDATPAVDAPAAQDSTTDSDARDNNRRDRNDRNERGDRNERGNRRNNRDRRENNRDDRAADNADAQGNQRGPSDQSADNAGDNDDRRSRNRNDRSDRDNRDNRDNRNDRNDDNDDRRGRRGRRNRRGRNDRNDRDNRDNRDNRDNDGDNTQQEEQLQPVAGILDIVDNNVAFVRTTGYHAAPSDVFVSNQLIRRMGLRSGDAIEGQVRMNHGGNNNNHGRNRQKYNNLVRVELVNGLPAEETRNRPEFGKLTPLYPNQRLRLETDQKILTTRVIDLIMPIGKGQRALIVSPPKAGKTTILQNIANAISTNNPECYLMVVLVDERPEEVTDMQRSVHGEVIASTFDRPPSEHTAVAELAIERAKRLVEQGQDVVVLLDSITRLGRAYNNSSPASGRILSGGVDSNALYPPKRFLGAARNIENGGSLTIIATAMVETGSAGDTVIFEEFKGTGNAELKLDRKISERRVFPAVDVNPSGTRKDELLLNPDEARIMHKLRRILSALDNQQAIDLLIKQLKKTKSNAEFLMQVASSAPMASTEKEEEYS; encoded by the coding sequence GTGACCACCACAGACAACACCGCAGCGAATCAGGGTGAACTGACCACCCTTCGACTGCCGGAATTGCGTAAGATTGCTGCTGACCTTGGTCTTAAAGGCACGTCGGCATTGCGCAAAGGCGATCTGATCAGCGCCATCACCGCAGCCCGCGCAGGAAAACCAACCGCCGCTGCAAAGAAGACTTCGCCTCGAAAAGCTGCGGTTTCTCAGGAGAAAGCACCGGTAGAGCAACCACAGGATGCTCCCGCACAAACTTCTACTCCTGATCAAGCACCCTCTGAGCCTGCAGCTCAAGATGTTCCTAAGGCTGCTCCAGCCCGTCGAGGTCGTCGCCGCGTAACTGCTCCGGCAACCACTCCAGAGCCAACTGAAGCTACCGCAGACAACGCCGCTTCATCTCAGAACACTCAGAGTGAGCTGCCAGTTACTGCAGCGAACACCGATGAGCAGGCAGAGAACAAGCCAGAGAACAAGGCAGAAAACCAGTCTGGTTCTCAGGACGATCGCTTCGAGTCTCGTTCTGCCGCACGTCGTGCACGCAGGAACCGCCAGCGCCAGATCCACCGTGAGGGCGACGCCCGCGCTGAGTCGACTGCTGAAGCAAACAGCGAGGGTGCAGCTATTCCAACCGCTGCAGGAACCGTTACTGAATCTGTGCAGGCAACTAACACTGTTGCAGACACCCAGGATGCAACTCCTGCAGTAGACGCACCTGCAGCGCAGGATTCCACCACTGATTCTGATGCACGCGACAATAACCGTCGTGACCGGAATGATCGCAACGAGCGCGGTGACCGTAACGAGCGCGGCAACCGACGCAACAACCGCGATCGTCGTGAAAACAACCGCGATGACCGTGCTGCTGACAACGCAGACGCACAGGGCAACCAGCGGGGTCCGTCTGATCAGTCGGCTGACAACGCTGGTGATAATGATGATCGTCGTTCACGCAACCGCAACGATCGCAGTGACCGCGACAACCGCGACAACCGCGACAACCGCAACGACCGAAATGACGACAACGATGATCGTCGCGGGCGCCGTGGTCGCCGCAACCGTCGTGGCCGCAATGATCGCAATGATCGTGATAACAGGGACAACCGCGACAACCGCGACAATGACGGTGACAACACTCAGCAGGAAGAGCAGCTGCAGCCAGTAGCCGGCATCTTGGACATCGTGGACAACAATGTCGCATTTGTTCGCACCACCGGTTACCACGCTGCACCTTCTGACGTCTTCGTCAGCAACCAGCTGATTCGCCGCATGGGTCTTCGCTCCGGCGACGCCATTGAGGGCCAGGTTCGCATGAACCACGGTGGCAACAACAATAACCATGGTCGCAACCGCCAGAAGTACAACAACCTCGTGCGCGTTGAGCTAGTTAATGGTTTGCCTGCAGAAGAAACCCGCAACCGCCCAGAGTTCGGCAAGCTCACCCCGCTATACCCGAACCAGCGCCTGCGTTTGGAAACTGACCAGAAGATCCTCACCACCCGTGTGATCGACTTGATCATGCCAATCGGTAAAGGCCAGCGTGCACTCATCGTGTCTCCTCCAAAGGCCGGTAAGACCACGATTCTGCAAAACATTGCCAACGCTATTTCCACCAACAACCCTGAGTGCTACCTCATGGTCGTCCTGGTTGATGAGCGTCCGGAAGAAGTCACCGATATGCAGCGTTCTGTGCATGGCGAAGTGATCGCATCCACCTTCGACCGTCCACCATCAGAGCACACCGCTGTTGCTGAACTGGCAATTGAGCGCGCAAAGCGCCTGGTAGAGCAGGGTCAGGACGTTGTTGTTCTGCTCGACTCCATCACTCGTTTGGGTCGTGCTTACAACAACAGCTCGCCTGCATCAGGCCGTATTCTTTCCGGTGGTGTGGACTCCAATGCTTTGTACCCACCAAAGCGTTTCCTGGGTGCTGCCCGCAACATCGAAAATGGTGGATCGCTGACGATCATCGCCACCGCCATGGTTGAGACTGGTTCTGCCGGCGACACCGTGATCTTCGAAGAGTTCAAGGGCACTGGTAACGCTGAGCTGAAGCTAGATCGTAAGATCTCTGAGCGTCGCGTGTTCCCAGCAGTCGATGTCAATCCTTCCGGTACCCGTAAGGATGAGCTGTTGCTCAACCCTGATGAGGCTCGCATTATGCACAAGCTTCGTCGTATTCTTTCTGCACTTGATAACCAGCAGGCAATCGATCTTCTGATCAAGCAGCTGAAGAAGACCAAGTCCAACGCGGAATTCCTCATGCAAGTTGCTTCCAGCGCACCGATGGCCAGCACTGAAAAAGAGGAGGAGTACTCCTAA
- the prfA gene encoding peptide chain release factor 1 — protein sequence MASQVSAVDDILSEYHGLEQQMADPELHNDPAAARRVGKRYSELQPIINVHRELVSAQEDLEAAKEMAHEDHEFQAEADRLANEVVELEEKLADLLAPRDPHDSEDIVMEIKAGAGGEEAALFAGDLLRMYQKFADKHGFVVEVLDSAESDLGGIKDITLSIRSRQPSRDGAWSQFKFEGGVHRVQRVPVTESQGRIQTSAAGVLVYPEPDEIEDVEIDDKDIRVDVYRSSGKGGQGVNTTDSAVRITHLPTGLVVTCQKERSQIQNKARAMQVLAARLQALKEEEAEAEAASGRAAQIRTMDRSERIRTYNWPENRISDHRIGFKANNLDSVLDGEMDDLFSALQAAERAERLEAEN from the coding sequence ATGGCGTCGCAGGTATCTGCAGTCGATGACATTTTGTCTGAGTACCACGGCCTGGAGCAGCAGATGGCTGATCCAGAGCTGCACAATGATCCAGCAGCGGCTCGTCGAGTAGGCAAGCGCTACTCAGAGCTGCAGCCGATCATCAACGTGCACCGTGAGCTTGTGTCTGCCCAAGAGGACCTTGAGGCAGCGAAAGAAATGGCTCATGAGGATCATGAGTTCCAGGCTGAAGCTGATCGTTTGGCTAACGAGGTTGTTGAGCTCGAAGAAAAGCTCGCTGACCTGCTTGCTCCTCGCGATCCTCACGACAGTGAAGATATCGTGATGGAGATCAAGGCTGGTGCCGGTGGCGAAGAAGCAGCACTGTTTGCTGGCGATTTGTTGCGTATGTACCAGAAGTTTGCAGACAAGCACGGCTTTGTTGTGGAAGTACTCGACTCCGCTGAGTCAGATCTCGGTGGCATCAAGGACATCACCTTGTCTATTCGTTCCCGTCAGCCATCTCGCGATGGCGCGTGGAGCCAGTTCAAGTTTGAAGGTGGCGTGCACCGCGTACAGCGCGTGCCCGTTACTGAATCTCAGGGACGTATCCAGACCTCTGCCGCAGGCGTGTTGGTCTACCCAGAGCCAGATGAGATCGAAGACGTTGAGATCGATGACAAGGACATCCGCGTCGACGTTTACCGTTCTTCCGGTAAGGGTGGTCAGGGCGTTAACACCACTGACTCCGCTGTGCGTATCACCCACTTGCCAACCGGCCTGGTGGTGACGTGTCAGAAAGAGCGGTCCCAGATTCAGAACAAGGCTCGTGCCATGCAGGTGCTGGCAGCTCGTCTGCAGGCGCTGAAGGAAGAGGAAGCAGAAGCAGAGGCAGCGTCCGGACGTGCAGCACAGATCCGCACCATGGACCGCTCAGAGCGCATCCGCACCTACAACTGGCCTGAAAACCGCATCAGCGATCACCGCATCGGTTTCAAGGCCAATAACCTTGACTCTGTTCTAGACGGCGAGATGGATGATCTCTTCTCTGCTCTGCAGGCTGCGGAGCGTGCAGAGCGACTTGAGGCAGAAAACTAA
- the prmC gene encoding peptide chain release factor N(5)-glutamine methyltransferase, translating to MPTLGEALRDATTRLSSAGVASPLNDARLIAAHLLGCAPLDVALRMRDEVPEGFEVAIARRELREPLQHILGSAPMGPLDLLVGPGVFIPRPETEVLADWAVRQAVGVDKPKIVDLCTGSGALAAYIGHELVDASITAVELDPGAAAWARKNFAEFAPEVNLVDGDVTNANLLPELHGQVDIVVSNPPYVPDTLDLSPEVYHDPHMAVFSGPDGMDVISQMVHLIANLLRPGGVVGVEHDDTTSDAVQHVFLEHGGFDHVEVLRDLTGRARFVTASKL from the coding sequence ATGCCTACCCTCGGGGAAGCATTGCGCGACGCCACCACCCGCCTAAGCAGCGCGGGGGTGGCGTCGCCACTTAACGATGCGCGTCTGATCGCCGCACACCTTTTAGGTTGCGCGCCACTAGACGTTGCCTTGCGCATGCGTGATGAGGTGCCAGAAGGGTTTGAGGTGGCAATCGCTCGGCGAGAGCTGCGCGAACCTTTGCAGCACATCCTTGGGTCTGCTCCAATGGGACCTTTGGATCTGCTCGTAGGTCCCGGCGTGTTCATTCCACGCCCGGAAACCGAAGTGCTCGCTGACTGGGCCGTGCGGCAGGCGGTGGGCGTCGACAAGCCTAAAATCGTTGACCTGTGCACCGGGTCCGGTGCGCTTGCGGCCTACATTGGCCACGAGCTTGTCGACGCCTCCATCACCGCCGTCGAGTTAGACCCGGGTGCTGCCGCTTGGGCGCGCAAAAACTTCGCTGAATTCGCCCCTGAGGTGAATTTGGTGGACGGTGATGTCACCAACGCCAACCTCCTGCCTGAGTTGCATGGGCAGGTTGACATCGTGGTGTCCAACCCGCCATATGTCCCAGATACGCTTGATTTGTCGCCTGAGGTCTATCACGATCCACATATGGCCGTATTTAGTGGGCCAGATGGGATGGATGTGATTTCTCAGATGGTGCACCTTATTGCCAATTTGTTGCGACCAGGTGGCGTAGTTGGCGTTGAACACGACGACACCACGTCCGACGCCGTTCAACACGTCTTTCTCGAGCATGGCGGATTCGACCACGTTGAGGTGCTCCGTGACCTCACCGGACGAGCACGCTTTGTCACAGCGAGTAAGCTTTGA